AAAAACTGCTATTGAAACATTACTATTAATGGTTTATAAGGTAACAGGAAACTTTGGAATTGCTATAATTGGAGCTACTATTATAATAAAAATTATTCTTCTTCCACTTACTTTAAAACAAGATAAGTCTATGAAGAATATGAAAAAATTACAACCTGAAATGGAAAAAATAAAAGAGCAATATAAAAATGATCCTAAAATGCAACAACAAAAAACAATGGAGTTATATCAAAAACATAAAGTTAACCCTGCTGGAGGATGTTTACCACTACTTATTCAACTTCCTATTTTATGGGCATTATTTGGAGTTTTAAGAGGGGATATCGTTCCTCAAGAGATGTTTTTATGGATGGATCTTGTAAAACCAGATCCTTATTATATTCTTCCTGTTTTAAATGGAGTTGTTTCTTTTGTTCAACAAAAGGTAATGGGATCATCAGACAACCCTCAAATGAAGAATATGATGTACATGTTCCCTATTATGATGGTATTTATCTCTTATAAAATGCCTGCTGGATTACAAATCTATTGGCTAACATCAAGTTTAGCTGGAGTTATCCAACAATATCTAATTATGAAAAAAGGAGATTAATTAAAATGAGTAATGTTATAGAAATCAAAGCTATGAGCAAAGAACAAGCTATAACTAGGGCTTTAAAGAGAATGGAGGCAACTCCAGATCAAATAGTTAAAGTAGTTGAAAAACAAAAAAGTCGTTCATTTATCTTTGGGCTATTTGAAAAAGAGGGAATTTATGAGATAGAGATTTCAAAAGAGATCGTAAAAAAAGAAGAGGAAAAAGTTCAACATACTCAAGTTGAAGAGAAGAGAGAAGTTCCTAAAAAGAGAGAGATTAAGGAACATAGAGAAAATCATAAAGAGAAAACTCATACAGAGCATAAGAAAGAGCAACCAGTAGTTGAATCAATAGATAATTCAAAGGTTGTAGAAGCTAAAGCTAAAGAGCTATTAGAGTATATTGGATTAAATTTAAGAGTAGATGTAAATAAAATCCATGAAAGAACTTATTTAGTAAATCTTTA
The genomic region above belongs to Fusobacterium varium and contains:
- a CDS encoding membrane protein insertase YidC; this translates as MSYIYGLLKTAIETLLLMVYKVTGNFGIAIIGATIIIKIILLPLTLKQDKSMKNMKKLQPEMEKIKEQYKNDPKMQQQKTMELYQKHKVNPAGGCLPLLIQLPILWALFGVLRGDIVPQEMFLWMDLVKPDPYYILPVLNGVVSFVQQKVMGSSDNPQMKNMMYMFPIMMVFISYKMPAGLQIYWLTSSLAGVIQQYLIMKKGD
- a CDS encoding KH domain-containing protein, encoding MSNVIEIKAMSKEQAITRALKRMEATPDQIVKVVEKQKSRSFIFGLFEKEGIYEIEISKEIVKKEEEKVQHTQVEEKREVPKKREIKEHRENHKEKTHTEHKKEQPVVESIDNSKVVEAKAKELLEYIGLNLRVDVNKIHERTYLVNLYGEDNGIIIGKKGKTLNSFEYLLNSLLKDYRIEVDVEGFKEKRNETLRELGKKMAEKALKSNKAVRLNPMPPRERKVIHEIVNKYPELDTFSEGRDPKRYIVIKRKK